In Thermomonas carbonis, a single genomic region encodes these proteins:
- a CDS encoding TIGR00645 family protein codes for MPDPNARLNPLAALIFSSRWLQLPLYLGLIVAQGVYVFLFLKELTHLVSDAATLTEQEIMLLVLGLIDVVMISNLLMMVIVGGYETFVSRMRLDRHPDQPEWLSHVNASVLKVKLAMAIIGISSIHLLKTFIEAGTLDGVPLCGTSEAFAAAREALAANYVGVTCSKVTSTGVMWQTIIHTIFILSALGIAWTDKVMTGSSSKREAHAH; via the coding sequence ATGCCCGACCCGAATGCCCGCCTCAATCCGCTGGCTGCGCTGATCTTCTCTTCGCGCTGGCTGCAACTGCCGTTGTACCTGGGCCTGATCGTCGCGCAGGGGGTGTACGTGTTCCTGTTCCTGAAGGAACTGACCCACTTGGTGTCCGATGCGGCCACCCTCACCGAGCAGGAGATCATGCTGCTGGTGCTGGGCTTGATCGACGTGGTGATGATCAGCAACCTGCTGATGATGGTGATTGTGGGCGGTTACGAGACCTTCGTCTCGCGCATGCGCCTGGACCGTCATCCCGACCAGCCGGAATGGCTGAGCCACGTCAACGCCAGCGTGCTCAAGGTCAAGCTGGCGATGGCGATCATCGGCATCTCGTCGATCCACCTGCTCAAGACCTTCATCGAGGCCGGCACCTTGGACGGCGTGCCCCTGTGCGGCACCTCGGAGGCGTTCGCAGCGGCCAGGGAAGCGCTGGCCGCGAACTATGTCGGCGTGACCTGCAGCAAGGTCACCTCCACCGGTGTGATGTGGCAGACCATCATCCACACCATCTTCATCCTGTCCGCGTTAGGTATCGCATGGACGGACAAAGTGATGACCGGCAGCAGCAGCAAGCGCGAGGCGCACGCGCACTGA